A portion of the Terriglobia bacterium genome contains these proteins:
- a CDS encoding ABC transporter substrate-binding protein yields MIYVGIDDTDIIGTPGTNQLARAMLKRLDKAADGAVICRHQLFFDPRVPYTSKNGSASIQLPGANGVALDRLIEVLREVMRGWFVAGSDPGLCVAAEVSEEVKAFGLRCKGEVVTQDEARALAARAGCYLEGLGGTEQGVIGALAAIGLVAGGQDGRVVHLASWPYPDDFSGLHDMAEIQARGVADIRQFGFGSPVTLGLVDVGKRLRPSWRDGRIVLYVVPSTAPEAAAPWSAVKLP; encoded by the coding sequence GTGATCTATGTCGGCATCGACGACACGGACATCATCGGCACGCCGGGAACCAACCAGCTCGCGCGCGCCATGCTGAAGCGGCTGGACAAAGCGGCGGACGGCGCCGTCATCTGTCGCCACCAACTCTTCTTCGATCCGCGCGTGCCGTATACCAGCAAGAACGGGTCGGCGTCGATCCAGCTGCCCGGCGCGAACGGAGTGGCCTTGGACCGGCTGATCGAGGTGCTGCGCGAGGTGATGCGGGGCTGGTTTGTGGCCGGCAGTGATCCGGGGCTCTGCGTTGCAGCAGAAGTCTCGGAGGAGGTGAAGGCGTTCGGCCTGCGTTGCAAGGGCGAGGTCGTGACGCAGGATGAAGCCCGGGCTCTGGCCGCGCGGGCCGGCTGCTACCTGGAAGGCCTGGGTGGGACCGAGCAGGGCGTGATCGGCGCACTTGCCGCAATCGGCCTGGTGGCGGGCGGGCAGGATGGCCGCGTTGTGCACCTGGCTTCATGGCCATACCCGGACGACTTTTCAGGATTGCATGACATGGCCGAGATCCAGGCACGCGGTGTTGCCGATATCCGGCAATTCGGGTTCGGGAGTCCGGTCACGCTGGGCCTGGTGGACGTAGGCAAGCGCCTGCGGCCGAGCTGGCGGGACGGCAGGATCGTGCTGTATGTGGTTCCTTCGACAGCACCCGAGGCGGCCGCACCCTGGAGCGCGGTCAAACTGCCGTGA
- a CDS encoding carboxypeptidase regulatory-like domain-containing protein: MQFKLAQFVLLVVGLIGTTSSSLPQSITATLVGIINDDQGLPVAGADVAATNQETNQIRTVPTSREGAFTLTHLPPGLYRVTVTAPGFRVFHETAVPLETGEVRRMAVLLQVASVHTEVTVVAPLRRLDTDTPSRGDLVPARLLEALPLNGRNYGDLAVLVPGIYHRVGEDEQGDGLSASGARADSAGFTLDGVVNRSDRNARAGVAVSLDAIREFDVRTSTYDAESGRTGGAQVAVVSKSGTNRLAGSFFDYLRHDALDARNVFAPPGESFPLRRQQWGGSVGGPMRRDRAFFFAAYERLRERRSLAAATTAPSAAWLRGDFRNLRGAGPDGIWGNADDTNRLVDPFTRKEFPTPNVIPDSMIDPVARRILPFIPAANLSDALDAYTAVGHTRDDRHLITGRFDTFWRSGASLSARWSGERDRGFDPFPSLRTFYPGFGRQSSGSLDSIAVIATAPIGGGWLNEARVGYFGHTQDTAGQNHATDFVSQLGIPGLNTDPSLWGFPSIRIDGFADFGDRPNDPSSFNVRNFQWADMITRARGRHTLKAGVDIVRSNYRETDLRNIRGDFRFRGRNTNPGNGTSSGFRAFADFLIGLPDQTGRQVGAEPARLQGWQTGFFIQEDWRAAKALTLSLGLRYDRQTPLDEASNRFANFVPEIGQVVLAGDPRFPTALVRTDNDNVAPRIGFAFRPFSGSSTVIRGGAGVYYSMEAFNVTRQQLGVSYPFVQREQYSRQGNNPRSLTFANPFPAERVSVQGVDQPLGMAVNYEAPVYYQYNLTVDRELGRDLAIEVGYVGSLGRHLGRRYNLNQPIAVDLQPDGTLVTIRPFPAFADIQFQDQTIHSSCNALQASARRRMSGGLTFLAAYTFSRTIDTGSVSTGNLTNVSTSGSQKSPQNIYDMRAERGLSDLHRSHQFSTAFRWALPIGSGRRFLAEAPSMTDRLVRNWEISGIVTLLSGRPFTPQYAAGDFATQRPDLVSSPYADVPAGLWFNPDAFARPMATPARPSLDGNAGRNILAGPAFKNLDLALMRTFRLHERAALQLRAEAFNLLNHPNYQLPVFLLDQSNVGRVTATANNAREWQLAARLMF, translated from the coding sequence TTGCAGTTTAAGTTGGCCCAATTTGTGTTGCTTGTCGTTGGCTTGATCGGAACCACCTCGTCATCCCTTCCCCAAAGCATCACGGCCACGCTCGTCGGCATAATCAACGATGACCAGGGCCTGCCGGTGGCCGGTGCCGATGTGGCCGCGACCAACCAGGAAACCAATCAGATTCGCACAGTGCCAACGTCGCGCGAGGGCGCTTTCACTCTCACTCACCTGCCTCCAGGCCTCTACCGCGTCACCGTCACTGCGCCCGGGTTTCGTGTGTTTCACGAGACCGCCGTGCCGCTCGAAACCGGCGAAGTGCGTCGCATGGCCGTGCTCCTGCAGGTTGCCTCAGTGCACACCGAGGTTACCGTCGTCGCCCCGTTGCGTCGCCTCGACACCGATACACCGTCAAGAGGGGATCTGGTTCCTGCCAGACTCCTGGAGGCATTGCCGCTCAACGGTCGCAACTACGGCGACCTTGCGGTGCTCGTGCCGGGCATTTATCACCGTGTGGGTGAGGATGAACAGGGTGATGGTCTGTCGGCGTCGGGCGCTCGCGCCGACTCGGCCGGCTTTACGCTGGACGGTGTCGTCAACAGGTCGGACCGCAATGCAAGGGCGGGGGTAGCCGTGTCTCTGGATGCGATCCGTGAGTTTGACGTCCGGACATCCACCTATGATGCAGAGTCGGGCCGTACGGGCGGAGCGCAGGTGGCGGTAGTCTCAAAATCCGGCACCAACCGTCTCGCCGGCTCCTTCTTCGATTACCTGCGCCACGACGCCCTCGACGCCCGCAATGTATTTGCTCCTCCGGGAGAGTCGTTCCCTCTGCGCCGGCAGCAGTGGGGCGGTTCCGTGGGCGGACCGATGCGCCGCGACCGCGCCTTTTTTTTCGCGGCCTACGAACGGCTGCGCGAGCGCCGGTCGCTGGCCGCCGCCACTACCGCGCCGAGCGCGGCCTGGTTGCGCGGCGACTTCCGCAACCTTAGGGGCGCCGGTCCCGACGGCATCTGGGGCAACGCCGATGACACAAATCGCCTCGTTGATCCCTTCACCCGGAAGGAATTTCCCACGCCCAACGTAATTCCCGACTCGATGATTGATCCTGTAGCGCGCAGGATCCTGCCCTTCATCCCGGCGGCGAACCTCTCCGATGCTCTGGACGCTTACACTGCTGTCGGCCACACGCGCGACGATCGTCACCTGATCACAGGGAGGTTCGATACCTTCTGGCGCTCCGGCGCAAGCCTGTCCGCGCGGTGGTCAGGCGAACGGGACCGCGGCTTTGATCCGTTCCCGTCGCTCCGCACCTTCTACCCGGGTTTTGGCCGCCAATCCAGCGGCAGCCTGGACTCCATCGCCGTCATCGCCACTGCGCCCATCGGGGGAGGATGGCTGAACGAGGCGCGCGTTGGCTACTTTGGCCACACTCAGGATACGGCAGGCCAAAATCATGCGACCGACTTCGTCTCGCAGCTTGGCATCCCGGGTCTGAACACCGACCCCTCTCTTTGGGGTTTCCCTTCTATTCGCATCGACGGCTTTGCCGATTTCGGTGATCGGCCGAATGATCCCTCGAGCTTCAATGTGCGGAATTTCCAATGGGCTGACATGATCACTCGTGCGCGCGGGCGCCACACACTGAAAGCAGGGGTTGACATCGTGCGTTCGAACTACCGGGAGACGGACTTGCGCAACATACGAGGTGACTTCCGTTTCCGCGGCCGCAACACCAACCCCGGCAATGGCACATCGAGCGGCTTCCGCGCCTTCGCTGACTTCCTGATCGGCCTGCCGGATCAAACCGGGCGCCAGGTCGGCGCCGAACCTGCCAGGCTGCAGGGATGGCAGACGGGCTTTTTTATTCAGGAAGACTGGCGAGCTGCAAAAGCATTGACGCTCAGCCTCGGACTTCGCTACGACCGCCAGACACCCCTCGACGAGGCTTCGAACCGGTTCGCCAACTTCGTTCCCGAAATCGGCCAAGTGGTGCTGGCCGGCGATCCGCGGTTTCCGACAGCTCTTGTCCGAACGGATAACGACAATGTCGCTCCACGCATCGGCTTTGCCTTCCGTCCATTCAGCGGTAGCTCCACGGTGATCCGCGGCGGTGCGGGCGTTTACTACAGCATGGAGGCGTTCAACGTCACGCGGCAGCAATTGGGCGTGAGCTACCCGTTCGTGCAGCGGGAGCAGTACTCGCGCCAGGGGAATAACCCGCGGTCCCTGACCTTCGCCAATCCGTTTCCGGCCGAGCGTGTGTCTGTCCAAGGCGTAGACCAGCCGCTCGGAATGGCGGTCAACTACGAGGCGCCCGTGTATTACCAGTACAACCTGACAGTGGATCGCGAACTGGGACGCGACCTTGCCATCGAGGTCGGCTACGTGGGTTCACTGGGACGCCATCTAGGTCGGCGCTACAATCTCAACCAGCCGATCGCGGTGGATTTGCAGCCCGACGGCACGCTCGTGACCATACGGCCTTTTCCTGCATTTGCCGACATCCAGTTCCAGGACCAGACGATCCACTCGAGCTGCAACGCGCTGCAGGCATCGGCTCGGCGCCGGATGTCCGGCGGACTCACGTTCCTGGCTGCGTACACCTTCAGTCGCACGATCGATACCGGCTCGGTCAGCACCGGTAACCTCACCAACGTGTCGACCAGCGGATCGCAGAAATCACCGCAGAACATCTACGATATGCGCGCCGAGAGGGGATTGTCGGACCTGCACCGGTCGCACCAGTTCAGCACGGCCTTCAGGTGGGCTCTGCCGATCGGATCGGGCCGGCGCTTCCTGGCTGAAGCACCGTCGATGACGGATCGGCTCGTCCGCAATTGGGAAATCAGCGGCATCGTGACACTGCTCTCGGGGCGGCCTTTCACTCCCCAGTACGCGGCCGGCGACTTCGCGACGCAGCGTCCTGATCTGGTCTCGAGCCCCTATGCTGACGTGCCTGCCGGCCTGTGGTTCAATCCCGACGCCTTTGCGCGGCCGATGGCGACGCCGGCCCGGCCCTCTCTCGACGGTAATGCCGGGCGGAACATCCTGGCCGGCCCGGCGTTCAAGAACTTGGACCTGGCTCTCATGCGGACGTTCCGGCTGCACGAGCGTGCCGCGCTGCAGCTGCGTGCCGAAGCATTCAATCTGTTGAATCACCCGAATTATCAGCTGCCGGTTTTCCTGCTCGACCAGTCGAACGTCGGGCGGGTGACTGCCACGGCAAACAACGCCCGCGAGTGGCAGCTCGCTGCGCGGCTGATGTTCTGA
- a CDS encoding helix-turn-helix domain-containing protein, with protein MAREMLTTKEVAEYLSINEKQVYRLIKERKIPASRITGKWLFPKQLVDEWVMDSARENVGARLQPRPSDNQVVIAGSNDLALELLTKNVNLQFPIYTISMSNIGSLGGLVALQRGSCQIAASHLLDVQTGDYNIPIIKEHFSDLDVKVLNLCYREQGLIVKSNNPLGIQGLGDLASKKAILVNRQEGSGSRVLFDYKLKQKGIDPAAIQGYAKIACTHMEVALDVFSGSADVGIGILAAAKMLGLGFVPLATERFDLIVPAGNFSTGAVKALRQVLGSEKFKLDVAQMEGYDTRDTGKILYESH; from the coding sequence ATGGCAAGAGAAATGCTTACCACAAAGGAGGTGGCGGAATATCTCAGTATCAACGAGAAGCAGGTATACCGGCTGATCAAGGAAAGGAAGATTCCAGCCTCCAGGATTACCGGAAAATGGCTTTTCCCCAAGCAACTGGTCGACGAATGGGTAATGGACAGCGCCAGGGAAAATGTCGGAGCCCGACTCCAACCAAGGCCTTCGGACAATCAGGTTGTGATCGCCGGAAGCAACGACCTCGCCCTTGAGCTTCTTACGAAGAACGTCAATCTCCAATTTCCTATCTACACCATCTCAATGTCAAATATCGGGAGTCTCGGCGGACTTGTTGCGCTCCAACGCGGGTCTTGTCAAATCGCCGCCTCCCATCTCCTGGATGTGCAAACAGGTGACTACAATATCCCGATAATCAAAGAGCACTTTTCAGACTTGGACGTCAAGGTTCTTAATCTCTGCTACCGCGAGCAGGGGCTTATTGTCAAAAGCAACAATCCACTGGGAATCCAGGGTCTCGGGGATCTGGCAAGCAAAAAGGCGATCCTCGTGAATCGGCAGGAAGGATCGGGAAGCAGAGTGCTCTTTGACTATAAACTGAAGCAGAAGGGGATCGATCCGGCAGCTATTCAGGGTTATGCTAAAATCGCGTGCACGCACATGGAAGTGGCTTTGGATGTCTTCAGCGGTTCCGCAGATGTGGGAATAGGAATTCTCGCCGCCGCAAAAATGTTGGGACTGGGGTTTGTTCCCCTCGCAACGGAGCGGTTTGATCTGATTGTTCCGGCCGGAAATTTCTCGACCGGAGCGGTTAAGGCCCTCCGGCAGGTTCTGGGCTCCGAAAAATTCAAGCTCGACGTAGCTCAAATGGAAGGATATGACACTCGGGACACAGGAAAGATACTGTATGAGAGCCACTAG